CTGCTCGTTCCGCTGCTGGGGCTGCTGCTGCGGGCGCCGTGGCGGACGCTGCCGGACCGGCTGTTCAACGCCGAGGTCGGCCAGGCGCTGCGGCTTTCGCTGCTGTGCGCGAGCCTGGCGACGGTGATCTGCCTGGCGCTCGGCGTTCCGCTGGCCTGGCTGCTCGCGCGCGGCGAGGTGCCGGGGCGCGGGTTGATCAGGGCGCTGGTGACCGTGCCGCTGGTGTTGCCGCCGGTGGTCGGCGGTGTCGCCCTGCTACTCGTGCTCGGCAGGCGCGGGCTGGTCGGCCGCTATCTGTACGAATGGTTCGGCTTCGCACTGCCCTTCACCACCGCCGGGGTGGTGATCGCGGAAGCGTTCGTGGCGATGCCGTTTCTGGTGATCTCGGTGGAGGGCGCGCTGCGGGCGGCGGACCCGCGATTCGAGGAGGCGGCCGCGACCCTCGGCGCGTCGCGCTGGCTGACCTTCCGGCGGGTCACGTTGCCGTCGGTGCTGCCCGGTGTCGTCGCGGGCGGCGTGTTGTGCTGGGCGCGGGCGCTGGGCGAGTTCGGCGCGACCATCACCTTCGCAGGCAACTTTCCCGGGAAGACGACCACCATGCCGTTGGCGGTCTACGTGGCTCTGGAGCACGATCCGGACGACGCGATAGTGCTGAGCCTGGTACTGCTCGCGGTCTCGGTGGCGGTACTGGTCGCGCTGCGCGAGCGCTGGATCCGAGGCGCGGTATGACGCTGGACGCTCACCTACGGGTCACCCGCGGGCAGTTCCGGCTCGACGTTCCGCTGACCGTCGCGCCGGGTGAGGTGGTCGCCCTGCTCGGCCCCAACGGCGCGGGCAAGACCACGGCGCTGCGCGCGCTGGCCGGGCTGACGCCACTCACCGACGGCGCGATCCAGCTCGACGACGACACTTGGGACGCGCCGCCGAAGCTGTTCGTGCCCGCCGAACGTCGTCGGGTCGGTGTCGTCTTCCAGGACTATCTGCTGTTCGCGCACCTGAGCGCACTGGACAATGTCGCTTTCGGCCTACGTGCCCGCGGGCACCGCCGCGCCGCCGCCCGCAACCGCGCCGCGCACTGGCTCGGCCGAGTCGACCTCGCCGATCACGTCGCCGACAAGCCGCGCGCCCTGTCCGGTGGCCAGGCGCAGCGAGTCGCGCTCGCCAGAGCGCTCGCGACCGACCCGTCGCTGCTGCTGCTCGACGAACCGCTTGCCGCACTGGATGCGAGCACACGCCCGCGCGTTCGCTCGGATCTCGCACACCATCTGGCCGACTATCCAGGTCATACTGTGCTGGTCACGCACGATGCGCTCGACGCGATGGTACTGGCCGACCGTCTCGTCATCGTCGAGCACGGCGCGGTCGTCCAGGAAGGACCGCCGGCCGAGGTCGCCCGCCGCCCGCGCTCCGACTACGTCGCACACCTGGTCGGACTCAACCTCTATCGCGGCACGGCCCACGGCATCACCGTCGACCTCGCCGAAGGCGGCGCGCTCACCGTTGCCGAACCCGGCCGGGGCGCGGTGCACGTCGCGTTCCCGCCAAACGCGGTCAGCCTGCATCCCGAGCCCCCTGCGGGCAGCCAACGCAACGTCTGGCCGGTCACCATCGGCGGCATCGAACAGCACGCCCACAGCATCCGCGTACGCCTCGACGGCACCCCACCGGTCCTCGCCGACGTCACTCCAGCTACTGTCGCCGAGCTCCGGCTCCAGCCGGGCACCCGACTGTGGGCCGCGGTGAAAGCCACCGAGACCCACACCTACCCCGCGTGAGACTCCGTGGGCGTCACAACATGGTCGGA
The DNA window shown above is from Nocardia sp. NBC_01730 and carries:
- the modB gene encoding molybdate ABC transporter permease subunit, producing the protein MTRSARRRTPSGRRPLVLVLPALCALAFLLVPLLGLLLRAPWRTLPDRLFNAEVGQALRLSLLCASLATVICLALGVPLAWLLARGEVPGRGLIRALVTVPLVLPPVVGGVALLLVLGRRGLVGRYLYEWFGFALPFTTAGVVIAEAFVAMPFLVISVEGALRAADPRFEEAAATLGASRWLTFRRVTLPSVLPGVVAGGVLCWARALGEFGATITFAGNFPGKTTTMPLAVYVALEHDPDDAIVLSLVLLAVSVAVLVALRERWIRGAV
- a CDS encoding ABC transporter ATP-binding protein; translated protein: MTLDAHLRVTRGQFRLDVPLTVAPGEVVALLGPNGAGKTTALRALAGLTPLTDGAIQLDDDTWDAPPKLFVPAERRRVGVVFQDYLLFAHLSALDNVAFGLRARGHRRAAARNRAAHWLGRVDLADHVADKPRALSGGQAQRVALARALATDPSLLLLDEPLAALDASTRPRVRSDLAHHLADYPGHTVLVTHDALDAMVLADRLVIVEHGAVVQEGPPAEVARRPRSDYVAHLVGLNLYRGTAHGITVDLAEGGALTVAEPGRGAVHVAFPPNAVSLHPEPPAGSQRNVWPVTIGGIEQHAHSIRVRLDGTPPVLADVTPATVAELRLQPGTRLWAAVKATETHTYPA